In Solenopsis invicta isolate M01_SB chromosome 1, UNIL_Sinv_3.0, whole genome shotgun sequence, one genomic interval encodes:
- the LOC105207257 gene encoding uncharacterized protein LOC105207257 isoform X2: protein MQLRNTKYAPKGRFTLDEKILALSLYKQSGSCYKLLSKLFVLPSATTLKCLLRTISLQPGINKFIFEHLRQHIAQMKNETDKLCILMWDEMSLEANLQYDQLNDRIIGFEDWGHRRTSLIADHVLVFMLIRCIKEIIKELSEAGLTIIATVCDQGGPNMTSIKKLLEDSRSKCIQKGQEYRGFIELFGQNIVPIYDPPHLLKGICNNLLLKNLEINATNSGKKERQFASWDIIDQMKVKCAAQIFSARLSAYIEYNSKIKGGFIETQIGPLQIPKAGYDTAIVLDFFNKVFDSVNAHTLHPETPLRVAVTKNSKHHDFWPHATKLLSDMRYVDPNTKQPVKCIPSLKNWIFTLRGFQNIWKIVDNAGIKFLKILIKIH from the exons atgcaATTACGAAATACAAAATATGCTCCAAAG gGAAGATTTACACTTGACGAAAAAATTTTAGCATTGTCGCTGTATAAACAATCTGGatcttgttataaattattatcaaaattatttgttttaccaAGTGCTACAACTCTAAAATGTTTGCTACGAACAATTTCTTTGCAACcaggaattaataaatttatttttgagcatcttCGGCAACATATAGcacaaatgaaaaatgaaacagacaaattatgtatattaatgtgGGACGAGATGTCATTAGAAGCCAATTTGCAGTATGACCAATTGAATGACAGAATAATTGGTTTTGAAGATTGGGGACATAGACGTACATCACTGATAGCCGATCATGTTTTGGTTTTTATG TTAATTAGAtgcataaaagaaattataaaagaattatctgAAGCTGGTTTGACAATAATTGCAACTGTATGCGACCAAGGGGGACCAAATATGACATCCATTAAGAAACTTCTCGAGGATTCAAGAAGTAAATGTATACAAAAAGGTCAAGAATATC gaGGTTTTATTGAACTTTTTGGGCAAAATATTGTACCTATCTATGATCCACCGCATCTTTTAAAAGGaatctgtaataatttattacttaaaaatttggaaattaatGCCACTAATTCAGGAAAAAAGGAACGACAGTTTGCATCATGGGACATCATTGATCAG atgaaagttAAATGTGCTGCTCAAATTTTTAGTGCAAGATTATCAGCATATATTGAATACAACAGCAAAATCAAAG gagGATTTATCGAGACACAGATTGGTCCACTACAAATACCAAAGGCAGGATATGACACAGCAATAGTGTTAGATTTTTTCAACAAAGTTTTTGATTCCGTGAACGCTCATACTTTGCATCCAGAGACTCCTTTACGTGTTGCGGTAACAAAAAATAGCAAACACCATGATTTTTGGCCACATGCTACTAAATTATTGTCCGACATGCGATATGTAGATCCGAATACTAAGCAACCAGTTAAGTGCATACCgtcattaaaaaattggatttttacTCTACGTGGATTTCAGAACATATGGAAAATAGTTGATAACGcaggtataaaatttttaaaaatattaatcaagatCCACTAG
- the LOC105207257 gene encoding uncharacterized protein LOC105207257 isoform X1: MQLRNTKYAPKGRFTLDEKILALSLYKQSGSCYKLLSKLFVLPSATTLKCLLRTISLQPGINKFIFEHLRQHIAQMKNETDKLCILMWDEMSLEANLQYDQLNDRIIGFEDWGHRRTSLIADHVLVFMLIRCIKEIIKELSEAGLTIIATVCDQGGPNMTSIKKLLEDSRSKCIQKGQEYRGFIELFGQNIVPIYDPPHLLKGICNNLLLKNLEINATNSGKKERQFASWDIIDQAYKMDIYTNTLNRQLPKLTDEHVIRSKIKKMKVKCAAQIFSARLSAYIEYNSKIKGGFIETQIGPLQIPKAGYDTAIVLDFFNKVFDSVNAHTLHPETPLRVAVTKNSKHHDFWPHATKLLSDMRYVDPNTKQPVKCIPSLKNWIFTLRGFQNIWKIVDNAGIKFLKILIKIH, encoded by the exons atgcaATTACGAAATACAAAATATGCTCCAAAG gGAAGATTTACACTTGACGAAAAAATTTTAGCATTGTCGCTGTATAAACAATCTGGatcttgttataaattattatcaaaattatttgttttaccaAGTGCTACAACTCTAAAATGTTTGCTACGAACAATTTCTTTGCAACcaggaattaataaatttatttttgagcatcttCGGCAACATATAGcacaaatgaaaaatgaaacagacaaattatgtatattaatgtgGGACGAGATGTCATTAGAAGCCAATTTGCAGTATGACCAATTGAATGACAGAATAATTGGTTTTGAAGATTGGGGACATAGACGTACATCACTGATAGCCGATCATGTTTTGGTTTTTATG TTAATTAGAtgcataaaagaaattataaaagaattatctgAAGCTGGTTTGACAATAATTGCAACTGTATGCGACCAAGGGGGACCAAATATGACATCCATTAAGAAACTTCTCGAGGATTCAAGAAGTAAATGTATACAAAAAGGTCAAGAATATC gaGGTTTTATTGAACTTTTTGGGCAAAATATTGTACCTATCTATGATCCACCGCATCTTTTAAAAGGaatctgtaataatttattacttaaaaatttggaaattaatGCCACTAATTCAGGAAAAAAGGAACGACAGTTTGCATCATGGGACATCATTGATCAGGCATATAAAATGGATATTTACACAAATACATTAAATCGTCAATTGCCAAAATTAACCGATGAACATGTTATTaggtcaaaaataaaaaagatgaaagttAAATGTGCTGCTCAAATTTTTAGTGCAAGATTATCAGCATATATTGAATACAACAGCAAAATCAAAG gagGATTTATCGAGACACAGATTGGTCCACTACAAATACCAAAGGCAGGATATGACACAGCAATAGTGTTAGATTTTTTCAACAAAGTTTTTGATTCCGTGAACGCTCATACTTTGCATCCAGAGACTCCTTTACGTGTTGCGGTAACAAAAAATAGCAAACACCATGATTTTTGGCCACATGCTACTAAATTATTGTCCGACATGCGATATGTAGATCCGAATACTAAGCAACCAGTTAAGTGCATACCgtcattaaaaaattggatttttacTCTACGTGGATTTCAGAACATATGGAAAATAGTTGATAACGcaggtataaaatttttaaaaatattaatcaagatCCACTAG